One genomic window of Nicotiana sylvestris chromosome 10, ASM39365v2, whole genome shotgun sequence includes the following:
- the LOC104228869 gene encoding bifunctional protein FolD 2-like codes for MALPSDHKATIIDGKAIAQTIRSEIASEVRLLSEKYGKVPGLAVVIVGNRKDSQSYVNMKRKSCAELGIQSFDIDLPEDVAEDELISKVHELNANPDVHGILVQLPLPKHINEERVLGEISLEKDVDGFHPLNIGKLAMKGRQPLFLPCTPKGCIELLHRSGISIKGKNAVVVGRSNIVGLPVSLLLLKENATVTIVHSRTEEPEKIVREADIIIAAAGQAMMIKGSWIKPGAAVIDVGTNAVDDPTRKSGYRLVGDVDFQEACNVAGWITPVPGGVGPMTVAMLLKNTLDGAKRVIEK; via the exons ATGGCATTGCCGTCAGATCACAAGGCTACCATCATTGATGGTAAAGCAATTGCTCAAACTATTCGTTCTGAGATTGCTTCTGAAGTCCGACTCCTTTCAGAAAAGTATGGCAAG GTCCCTGGGTTGGCAGTAGTCATTGTAGGAAATAGGAAGGattctcaaagttatgtgaataTGAAGAGAAAATCTTGTGCTGAGCTTGGGATTCAATCTTTTGACATAGATCTCCCAGAGGACGTAGCTGAAGATGAATTGATTAGCAAGGTCCACGAGCTGAATGCTAATCCTGATGTACATG GTATACTGGTACAGCTTCCGTTACCAAAACATATTAATGAAGAGAGAGTTCTAGGTGAAATCAGTCTGGAAAAGGATGTAGATGGCTTTCATCCTCTGAATATTGGCAAGCTTGCAATGAAAGGCAGACAACCCCTGTTCCTCCCTTGCACGCCCAAG GGATGCATCGAGCTTTTACATCGGAGTGGGATTAGCATAAAGGGGAAGAATGCAGTTGTGGTTGGTCGAAGTAACATTGTTGGATTACCAGTGTCTCTGCTCCTTCTGAAGGAAAATGCCACTGTTACCATAGTTCACTCGCGCACCGAGGAACCAGAAAAAATCGTTCGTGAAGCAGACATTATTATTGCTGCCGCGGGGCAAGCTATGATG ATCAAAGGCAGCTGGATCAAACCTGGTGCTGCAGTGATTGACGTAGGGACAAATGCTGTTGATGATCCTACTAGGAAGTCAGGATATAGGCTTGTTGGAGATGTCGATTTTCAGGAAGCATGTAATGTAGCTGGATGGATAACTCCAGTTCCGGGAGGTGTAGGACCGATGACTGTTGCAATGCTCCTCAAGAATACCTTGGATGGAGCTAAACGAGTTATCGAGAAGTAA